The DNA sequence ATAGGCGATGACGGTGTTGGTGAGGTCCTCAGCAGACAGACCAGCGAGGGAGGCGCGGGTTTGCTCCACGACGTAGTCGACGTGGGTGCCGGCCTCGCGGATCTCCAGCGGCTCGCCCACGCAGACGATGGGGCTCATGCCGTGCTTCAGGGCCGCAGCGGCCTTGGCGGCGACGAGCTCATCTGACTCGTTGTGGAACTCACGACGCTCGGAGTGGCCAACGACGACCCACGTGCAGCCCAGCTTGGCCAGCATGTGAGCGCTGACCTCACCGGTGTAGGCACCTGACTCGTGCTGGGAGACGTCCTGGGCACCGTAGGTGATCTTCATCTTCTCCGCATCCACCAGGGTCTGGACGGAGCGAATGTCGGTGAAGGGCACGGTCAATGCGACATCGACCTTCTCGTAGTACTCCTTCGGCAGGGCGAAGTCGAGCTTCTGAACGGTCCCGATGGCCTGCTGGTGATCGAGGTTCATCTTCCAGTTGCCGGCGATGAGGGGGGTACGTGCCATGGTGGTGGCACTCCTTTCAATAGAGGTGAGTACTAGCGGTCGAGGACGGAAACGCCGGGCAGTTCCTTACCCTCAAGGAACTCGAGGGAGGCGCCGCCACCGGTGGAGATGTGGGAGAAACCATCCTCATCCAGGCCGAGAACGCGGACGGAGGCAGCGGAGTCGCCACCGCCGACGACAGAGAAGGAGCCATTGTTGGCGGTCGCGTCGATGATGGCCTGTGCCACACCAGCGGTGCCCTTGGAGAAGGGCTCCATCTCAAACACGCCCATGGGGCCATTCCAGAACACGGTCTTCGAGGTAGCCAGCACGTCGGCGAACTTCTTCACGGATTCCGGGCCGATATCGAGGGACATCCACCCCTCCGGGATGCCGTCGAGCCCGACAACCTTGTGCTCGGCATCGGCTGAGAACTCCGAGGCGGCGACGAGGTCCACCGGGAGGACGATCTTGTCGCCGAAGCGCTCGAGGAGGCTCTTGCAGGTATCAATCATCTCTTCCTGCAGCAGCGACTTCTGGACGTTGTAGCCTTCGCCCGCGAGGAAGGTGTAGCACATGCCACCACCGATGATGATGTGATCGGCCTTGCCAGCGAGGGCCTCAATGACACCGAGCTTGTCCGAGACCTTCGAACCGCCGAGGACGACGACGTAGGGGTGTTCGGGGGACGTGGCGGTCTTCTCCAGGACAGAGATTTCCTTGTCCACGAGGGTGCCGGCGTAAGCGGGCAGTCGCTTGGCGACGTCGTAGACGGAGGCCTGTGCGCGGTGGACAACACCGAAACCATCGGACACGAAGGCACCATTGTCGGCCGCGAGGTCGACGAGCAGGTCGGCGAACTCGCCGCGCTCAGCCTCATCCTTGGAGGTCTCGCGGGCGTCGAAACGCACGTTTTCCAGCAGAAGAACATCGCCATCGGTGAGACCGTTGGCGCGCTCATGCGCGTCCTCACCGACAACATCGGCGGCGAGGACGACGTACTGTCCGAGAGCCTCGGAGAGAGCCTCAGCGACCGGGGCGAGGGAGTACTTGGGGTTGACTTCGCCCTTCGGACGGCCCAGGTGAGCCATGACGATAACCTTGGCGCCACCATCAACGAGTGCCTTGAGGGTGGGCAGGGATGCGGTGATGCGGCCCGGGTCGGTGATCTCGCCGGCATCATTGAGCGGAACGTTGAAGTCAGAGCGAACGAGGATGTGGCGGCCTTCGACGCCTTCGTCGAGGAGGTCCTGCAGGGTCTTTACGGTCATGAAAATCTCCTGGGTTATTTGGGGTGGGTCAGTGGGGTGACGTTTTGGTACTAGACAAAAAGATGCGGCCCGGGCAGTGTGCCGAGGCACACCCCGGGCCGCAGGGGTCGCACTCCCCCGACATCTGAGTTGCTCAGGGGGTGCGGCTATATCTTCTTAGAGCTTGCTGGCGACGTACTCGGTCAGACGCAGCAGCTGGCAGGTGTAGCCCCACTCGTTGTCGTACCAGGACACAACCTTGACCTGGTCGCCGATGACCTTGGTCAGGCCAGCGTCGAAGATCGAACCGTGGTCATCACCGATGATGTCGGTGGAGACAATCGGATCCTCGGTGTAGGCCAGGGTGTCACCGAAGGCGCCAACAGCAGCTTCCTTGATGATGGCGTTGACCTCATCCACGGTGGTCTCGCGGGAAGCGGTGAAGGTGAGGTCAGTGGCGGAGCCGGTGATGACGGGGACGCGGAGTGCGTAGCCATCCAGCTTGCCCTTGAGCTGCGGGAGGACCAGGGAGACAGCCTTGGCTGCACCCGTGGAGGTCGGGACGATGTTGACAGCGGCAGCGCGGGCGCGACGCAGGTCCGGGTGCGGAGCGTCGTGCAGGCGCTGGTCACCGGTGTAGGCGTGGACGGTGGTCATGAGACCGCGCTCGATGCCGAGCTTCTCATCCAGAACCTTGGCCATCGGAGCCAGGCAGTTGGTGGTGCAGGATGCGCCGGAGATGATGGTGTGCTTCTCCGGGTCGTAGTCGGTGTGGTTGACACCGAAGACGAAGGTGGCGTCCTCATTCTTTGCCGGAGCGGAAATGATGACCTTCTTGGCGCCGGCCTCGAGGTGAGCCTTGGCAGCCTCAGCGTCGGTGAAGAAACCGGTGGACTCGATGACGATGTCGACGTCATGAGCAGCCCAGTCGAGGTTCTTCGGGTCGCGCTCTGCAGAGACAGCGATGCGCTTGCCACCGACAGTGATGGACTCGTCGTCGTATTCGACGTCGCCCTTGATCTTGCCCATGATGGAGTCGTACTTCAGCAGGTTTGCCAGAGTCTTGTTGTCGGTCAGGTCGTTGACCGCAACGATCTCGATGTCATCGCTGCGCTCAAGCACTGCACGGTAGAAGTTACGGCCGATGCGGCCGAAGCCGTTAATGCCAACGCGAGTGGTCACAATTTTCTCCTCGGTGTCGAATACCTGTGTCCGGATACGGCCATGGTTCCCATCGTGGGACATTCGTTCACGGCCGATCTTCCACTCAGTTTAGCGACGAATTCGCGTCCGCGCAGTGAGGATTTTTCCCACAATTGATTTCCGGTTGTTTTTGGCTATTTTTGCCTTGGCCGCCTAGAACACGGCTTTGCCCTAAAAACCACCACAATCTAGGTGCCCTTCTCGGTGATCAGCGTGTTTCTCGGATAGCTCGACGCAGGAAATAGTGAGAGCAGCACCATTTCTTTACCCCCGAATGGTGTGAACCTACCGCCGTGTGGTGTGCGCCACGCCCGACCGGAAATCGGGTTAGGCGTCATCCAGAAGGTCGTCTGTGATCGCTTCACTGGTATCCGGGATGCCTAGTTCCTCCGCGCGCTTATCCGCCATGGACAGCAAACGACGGATGCGACCGGCTACCGCGTCCTTGGTCATCTGCGGGTCCGCATAGCGCCCCAGCTCCTCCAACGACGCCTGGCTGTGCTTGACTCGCAATTGTCCGGCCTCGGCGAGATGCTCGGGCACGTCATCACCAAGAATGTGCATCGCGCGGTTCACCCGTGCCGCCGCCGTCACGGCAGCCCGGGCGGAGCGCCGCAGGTTGGCATCGTCAAAATTGGCCAAGCGGTTGCCTTGAGTACGGCTCTCCCGGCGCTGACGCTTCTCCTCCCATTGGAGGCGAACCTGCTGGGCACCCATGCGGGTGAGCAACGCTCCGATGGCGTCCCCATCGCGGATCACCACCCGGTCCGAGCCGCGCGTTTCCTTCGTCTTCGCCGTGATGCCCAATCGACGAGCACACCCGACGAGCGCCAGCGCTGCCTCCTGGCAGGGGCATTCCACCTCGAGGGCGGAAGAACGACCGGGTTCGGTGAGGAAACCGTGCGCGAGAAATGCCCCACGCCAGGCGGCTTCGCTGTCGGCCACGGTGCCGCTGATGACCTGCGGGGGTAGCCCGATCACTGGATGCCCGGACCGGGTCACCAGTCCGAGGCGGCGGGTGAGATCCTCCGCACCCTGGGTAATGCGCAGCAGATGCCGAGTCGACTTGGACGCACCGCCCGGACCGATCGTGTGAGCATGGACTTCGATGCCGTAGAGATCGGCCAGAGTGTGGCTCAGCCGTTCGGCCACCGCAGCGGAATCGAGTTCGACTTCGATGACCAGCCGGCCTCCGGTGATCACCTGCATATCACCAGCGAACCGCAGGAGCGCGGCTGTTTCAGCGGCGCGCTCAGACTGGCGCGGAACCGACACGGTTGCGAGTTCTTCTTTAACTTTCGCCGTCAACGCCATCGCGGGGACACTGCCTTTCTTCCGGCACGTACGTCACACGTACATCAATGGACAACTGGTGAGCAATGGGAGTGAAGTCTACTGCTCGGGGCGGGGTGACTGGTACATCGCCATCATCGCCGCACCCATCTTGGACGGCTCGTGACGGTTCGTCATCGACCCCGTCTCATCGGCTTCCCGCAGGTCCGCGTATACAACAACGGCACCCAGGGCTCTTGCTGCCCGCTCCACATAGCCCCGCTCCGAGGTCGTGGTAATGCTGTCTTCATCGACCAGAATCTGGTCAATCCGCAGCGTCGGCGCATGCTGGCTGAGCATGTGCAGGTGACGCTCGGAGGAAAATCCCTGCGTCTCCCCCGGCTCGGCCGAGAGGTTGAGCACCACGACCTTGAGGGCGGAGGTCTCGTTGAGGGCATCCACAATTCCCGGCAGCAGTAGATGCGGAATGACGGAGGAAAACCACGAACCCGGGCCTAGGGTCACCAGGTCGGCGTCGTGGATGGCCGCGACAGCGGCCGGGCTGGCCGTGGACTTTTCTGGAATGAGCCGCACGCGCCGGACGGTGCCGGGGGTGGTGGCCACGGCCACCTGGCCGCGGACGGTCCGCATGATCCGCGGGTCGTCGTCAAGCCCGGCGACATCAGCCTCGATTTCTAGCGGCTGATCACACATGGGAATAACGCGGCCGTGGGAGGAGGTGAGCTCGGCGACAGCATCGAGCGCCGCCTGCTCACTCCCCAACACGCTGGTCAAACCCGCGATGAGCAGGTTGCCCACGGCGTGGCCGGCCAATGCGCCGCTTCCTCCGAAGCGATGTTGGAGCGTGGTGGCCCACATTTGCCCGTGCTCGTCGTCCCGGGCGAGCGCGGAGAGCGCCATGCGCAGGTCCCCCGGCGGGATGATTCCCAACTCGCGGCGGATGCGTCCGGAAGAGCCACCATCGTCGGCGACGGTGACGATCGCGCTGATGTGGTCGGCAGCGCACAACCTGGCTGCCACGAGAGTTTGGTACAGGCCATGGCCGCCACCGAGCGAGGTAATCTTCATCGTTAGCTCCCCTAGTCGCGCTCAATATCGCGGTGGATGACGTTGACGTCAATCTCCTCGCGCTCACCGAGGCGCCGGCCAATCTCTTCGGAGACCGCGACCGATCGATGGTGCCCGCCCGTACAACCGACGGCAATCGTGATGAAGTGTTTGCCCTCGTGGCGGTAGCCTTCCAACATCGAGTCAAACATGTTGACGAAATTGTCGATGAACTCCTCGGCCCCAGGTTGACCCAGCACGTAGTCGGACACGGGGGCGTCCACGCCGCGGAAGGCCCGCAGTTCTGGCACCCAATAGGGGTTGGGCAAGAATCGCACGTCCACCATGAGGTCGGCGTCGCGGGGGGCGCCGTGTTTGAAGCCGAAGGACTCGACGGTGACGTGCTGGCGGTTTTGGGCCATCGTGCCGAAGGACGCTTCGATTGCCCGCCGCAAGTCGTGGACGGACAAGTTGGAGGTATCGATGACGATGTCGGCGTTTTCTTTGATGTCCGACGTAATCGCCCGTTCGCGCTCGATCCCCACCTGGAGCGTGTCGCCCTCTTGCAGCGGATGGGTGCGACGGACGCTGTCGAAGCGCCGAATGAGAATGTCATTGCGGGCATCCATAAACAGCACGGTGGGGCGCAGCCCGCGTTTCTCCAGCTGGCTGAGGATGTCGAGCAGTCCCCCGCTGAACATCCGGGATCGCACATCCGTCACCACGGCGACCTTGTCCACCGGGGAATCCTGCCGCGCGCACAGTTCTAGGAAGTCCACGAGCAGCTGGGGCGGGAGGTTATGCGCCACGTAAAAGCCCTTGTCTTCTAGGACCCGAGCTGCCGAGCTCAGACCACCACCCGACATGCCGGTGATGAGGACAGGCGGTGCCGACAAGGAAGAGACAGGATCAGTCATGCGACCCATCCTATAGTGCTCATTGGGGGCGGCGCAGGCCCTCGTGAACCGTCTCCGCGAGCTTGGGCCCAAATCCCTTGACCTGCGAGATCTCCTCCACGCTGGCTTCTTTGAGCTTCTTGACGGAGCCAAAGTGGCGCACGAGTTCGGTGCGGCGTGTCGCCCCCAGCCCAGGGATGCCGTCGAGCTCGGAGACCCGCATGCGTTTCGATCTCTGCTGGCGGTGATAGGTGATGGCGAAGCGGTGGGCTTCATCGCGAATCTGCTGCAGCAAGAACAGGCCCTGTGAATTGCGGGGCAGGATGACGGGTTCCTCGTCTCCCGGGATCCACAGTTCTTCAAGCCGCTTGGCCAGGCCGACGAGCACGACATCGTTGATCCCCAGCTCATCGAAGACCTGTTGCGCGGCGTTGACTTGTGGCAGTCCACCATCGACGATGAACAGGTTGGGCGGGTAGGCAAACTTCCGCTGGTCGGTGCTCATTTCCTCGACCGTGTCGTCGGGGAACTCCGTCTCGTCGGGCACGGCACGTTTGTCCTGGTTGTGTCGCAGGAATCGCCGCCGCGTGATCTCGGCGATGGAGGCCACATCGTCGGAATGTCCGTCGCCCGCGGCTTCTTTCACCCGGTAGCGGCGGTAGTCAGACTTGCGGGGTAGCCCGTCTTCGAAAACAACGAGGGACGCGACGACATCCGTGCCTTGGATGTGGGAAATATCTGTACATTCGATGCGCAGGGGCGCTTCTTCCAGCCCCAGCGCCTCTTGGATGTCCTGCAGCGCGGCGGATCGAGCGGTGAGGTCACCCACGCGTTTGAGCTTGTGCTGGCGCAGGGCTTCCGTGGCATTCTTCTCTACGGTTTCCATCAGCGCCCGCTTGTCGCCGCGCTGCGGAACCCGCAAGTCCACTCCCGCGCCACGCAATTCTTCCAGGAGGTGCGTGACGTCTGCACACTCTTCCGGCAGCTCCTGGACGAGGATCTCCCGGGGCACCACCGCCCCGGCTTTCGCCGGTGCATGAGAGAGCTTATCGACGCCCCGCCTGCGCACCGTCCGCTCATCCTCCACCGCTTCCACGCGCGCCCGGTCCACGGCATCGCCGTAGAACTGCACAAGGAAATCGCGCATGAGCTGCGGGAGGGTGGAATCTTCGGCCGTTTCTACCACCCAACCGCGCTGCCCACGGATGCGGCCGCTGCGGACGTGGAAGATTTGGACGGAGGCTTCCAACTCATCGACGTGGAAGGCCACGAGGTCGGCGTCTGTGCCATCGCCGAAGACGACTGCCTGCTGCTCCATGACCTTATTGATGGCTCCCAGGTCGTCGCGCAGCCGCGCTGCCCGCTCGAAGTCGAGGTCGGCGGCGGCGTTTTCCATGTCACGGGTCAATTGCCGGACGACGGGTGCGGTCTGGCCGGCCATGAAGGTGATGAAGCCGTCCACGATGTCGCGGTGTTCTTCCACGCTTACTCGCCCCACGCACGGCGCCGCACACTTGTCAATATAACCCAGGAGGCACGGGCGTCCGAGCTTCTCGTGGCGGTTGAATACTCCCTTGGAGCAGGTCCGCATGGGGAACACCCGCGTGAGCAGGTCGAGGGTTTCGCGCACCGCCCACGCATGGGCGTAGGGGCCAAAGTAGCGGACACCCCGGCGGCGTGGGCCACGGTAGAAGAAGGCGCGCGGGACGGTCTCCCCGGTGGAGATCGCCAGCATGGGGTAGGTCTTATCGTCCCGGTATTTGACGTTGAAGCGCGGATCGAACTTCTTGATCCACGTGTACTCGAGCTGGAGGGCCTCCACCTCGCTGGCGACGACCGTCCACTCCACCGACGAGGCCGCGAAGACCATTTGCCGGGTGCGCGGGTGAAGCGCGGTGACGTCCTGGAAGTAGTTGGACAGTCGGGAGCGTAAGTTTTTTGCTTTGCCGACGTAGACGACGCGGCCGTGATCGTCGCGGAATTTATATACGCCCGGCTCGGTCGGGATGGAACCCGTAGCCGGGCGGTAGGTTGTTGGATCTGCCACGACAGCCTTCCGCTAGTCCTGCGGCATGTACTTGGCTTCGAGTTCCCGGAAGTCACTGACGGCGGCGACCACGCTGGGTCCATCACCAGCTTGCATCGCCCAGATGGGAACGTATTCGAACTCGGGCAGTTCCAGACGGGCCATGCGGGAGCCCTCGGGGAAGGACAGCCCGTAGATGACAACCCAGGGGTAGAAGCGGGTGCCCACGATGTTGCGCACTTCCACGCCGTCTTCGTTGGCGCGCAACCGGGGACGGGTGAAGGCGAGGAAACCGAGGATAGAGATGACGACGCCGACGATGGGGAACGCAAACATATCGATGAACGAGACGGTCGCCCCGGTGAAACTGACGTCCAGGACCGCGCCCATGAAGATGTGGACGGCCATGACGACGGCGACGACGACCCAGGCAAGGAGCTTGAGGCGGCGGGAGCGGACCTCCAATTCCCACGGCTTGGTGGTGGTCACCGCGTGCGGATCAAGGGCGTTATACAGGGCCTTGTCTTCGTCGGTGAGCGGTGTGCGGGTGGTCTTCTCGGCGTCCACGTCTGGGGTCTTCCTGGTTCCGGGCGAAAGTACTTGAGTCTGGCTAGCAGTCTAGCGGCGCAGGTTGGCGAGGGTTAATGCCGCGTCCAGCGCCGCCGTCATCGCTTCCGCTCCCTTGTCTTCGATGGAGTCGGGAAAACCGGCGCGATCGCGGGCCTGCTGCTGGTCATTGGTGGTGAGCACCCCATTGCCGATGGGCGTCGATTCGTCGAGGGCAATGCGGGTGAGACCAGCGGTGACGGAATCACAGACGTAGTCGAAGTGCGGCGTGCCGCCCCGGATGACGCAGCCGAGGGCCACCACCGCGTCGTGGGTGCGCGCCAGTTCCTGGACCAGCACGGGCAACTCCAAGGCCCCCATGACGTGCACGTCGGTGATGTCTTTCACCCCGGCGTCACGGGCGGCGGACAAGGCGCTGGTGCGCATCTGTTCACAGATCTCAGTGTTCCAGCGGGCGGTCACTATGCCGACCTTGAGGCCGGTGGCGTCGAGGGCGTCGACGATGGGCAGGCCTTCCTTGCTCATGAGTTCTCCTCGTGGGGGTGTGCTTTGTCCCAGACGTCCACGTACGGGAGGTCGTGGCCCATGCGGTCGCGCTTCGTGCGCAGGTAGCGGATGTTGTCCTCGTTGGGCTCGACGGGGACGGAGATGCGTCCGACAATATCGACCCCGAATCCGGCCATGGCCGAACACTTGGTGGGGTTATTCGTCAACAAAGAAACGGAATCGATGCCAAGATCGCGGAGGATCTGTCCGGCGGCGGAATACTCGCGGGCATCCGCGGGCAGTCCCTGCTCGAGGTTGGCGTCGACGGTGTCCAGGCCCAAGTCCTGGAGCTGATAGGCCCGCAGCTTGGACATGAGCCCAATGCCTCGGCCTTCGTGACCACGCAGATAGATGATGACTCCGCGGCCGTTGTCCTGGACCATCCGCATGGATTCATGCAGCTGGGGACCGCAATCGCAGCGACGGGAACCAAAAACATCGCCGGTGAGGCATTCGGAGTGGACCCGAACAGGCACCTCACCCGGGGCCTGCACGTCTCCGGTGACCAGGGCGACGAACTCCGTGCCATCGATGAGGTGGCGGTAGCCGACGATGGTGAACTCACCGTATTCGGTGGGCAAGTGCGTCTCCACGACGCGCTCAACCTGGGACTCAGTGCGACGTCGATAGTCAATGAGCTGCTCGATGGAGATCATCGTCAGGCCGTGCTCATCGGAAAATTCCCGCAGCTCGGGCCCGCGGGCCATGTCCGTCGGATCGGATTCAGAGACGATCTCGCAGAGCACGCCAGCCGGGCGCAACCCGGCCAGTCGCGCCAGGTCCACGGCGGCCTCGGTGTGCCCATCGCGGGCGAGGACTCCCCCGCTGACCGCCCGCAGTGGCACGACGTGGCCGGGCCGGGTGAAGTCGTGGCGATCCGTCGACGGATCCGCCAGTCGGCGGATGGTCTCGCAGCGGGAAGTGGCGGAAATGCCGGTGGTGCCCGTCGCGGCGTCGACAGTCACCGTATAGGCAGTGTGGCGGGCATCCTCGTTGAGGGCCACCATGGGGGGCAGGTCGAGGCGATCGCAGTCCTCACCGGTCAGTGGGGCGCAGATGTAGCCCGAGCTGTAGCGCACCATGAACGCCACGAGCTCGGGGGTAGCCAGCTCGGCGGCGAAGATGAGATCGCCTTCATTCTCCCGCCCTTCATCGTCGACAACCACGACTGCTTTACCGGCCGCGATATCGGCAATGGCCTGCTCAACGGTGTCGAGTCGGATGCTGGCACGGTGGTCTTCTGATTGATCACTCACGCTGCTCAACCTTAGCCGTGGGAAGGCGAGGATTGACCATCGGCCCGACCCGCGAGCATCCGCTCCACGTACTTAGCCAGCACATCCACTTCGAGGTTGACGGTGTCGCCGGCGGCGAGTTCGCCGTGGGTCGTCTCCGCCAGGGTGGTCGGGATGAGGGAGACCTCGAACCAGTCGTCGCCGACCGCCGAAACGGTCAAGGACGTGCCGTTGACGGCGATGGAGCCCTTCTCCACCACGTAGTGCGACAGTTCGGGCGGAAGGCTAAACCGCAGGACATCCCAGTTCTCCGAGGACGTCCGGTCCAGCAGCGTTGCCGTGCCATCCACGTGGCCCTGCATGATGTGCCCGCCCAACCGGGCCCCGGCGGCGAGGGCGCGTTCGAGGTTGACCCGCGATCCTTCCCCCAGCCCGCCCAGACTCGTGCGGTTGAGGGACTCTTGCATGACATCGGCGGTAAAGGTGCGGTCCCCCAGCTCGGCGACGGTAAGGCACACCCCATTGACGGCGATGGAGGCGCCGAGCGCGGCATCCGACAGAACGGTGCTGGCGGCGATCGTTACCCGCAGGGCATCGTCTTGGGGTTCTAGCTTGGCCACGGTGCCGATTTCTTCCACAAGTCCGGTGAACACTTCTGCTCAGTCCCTTCTGGTCATTTCTAAGAGGACATCATCACCCAAGCGGATGACGTTATCCAGGTCAAAAGCTATCGCGTCGGCCAACGTCGGGCCGACGGCGCGGGCGAGGACCCCGCGGCCGTCGCCAAGCAACGTCGGTGCGAGGTAGGCCTGGACGGCATCGACGACTCCTGCTTCGAGGAAGCTGGAGGCCAGCGATGCCCCGCCCTCGACGAGGATGTCGCGGGCGCCTGTCTCCCACAACGCTGCCAGTGCCTGCGTTATGCCCGGGTACTGCTCAAACCCGGGGCGCTGCAGGTCACGGGTGCCAATGATGACGCGGCGGGGTTGGTGGGTCAAGCCATCATCGAGGCGTGCGGTCAGGGAAGGATTGTCCGCCACTGCTGTGCCCGTGCCGATGATGATGGCGTCTCGACGCCGCCGGTCCGCATGCACGTGACGCCGCGCTTCCTCACCCGTGATCCACTGGCTGGAGCCATCCTCGGCGGCGGT is a window from the Corynebacterium testudinoris genome containing:
- a CDS encoding riboflavin synthase codes for the protein MFTGLVEEIGTVAKLEPQDDALRVTIAASTVLSDAALGASIAVNGVCLTVAELGDRTFTADVMQESLNRTSLGGLGEGSRVNLERALAAGARLGGHIMQGHVDGTATLLDRTSSENWDVLRFSLPPELSHYVVEKGSIAVNGTSLTVSAVGDDWFEVSLIPTTLAETTHGELAAGDTVNLEVDVLAKYVERMLAGRADGQSSPSHG
- the ribD gene encoding bifunctional diaminohydroxyphosphoribosylaminopyrimidine deaminase/5-amino-6-(5-phosphoribosylamino)uracil reductase RibD — encoded protein: MPPLPVEVALRAALQAGAAVHGTTSPNPPVGAAILSADGQLVGVGGTQPAGGPHAEVMALRAAGDQARGGMAVVTLEPCNHTGRTGPCSQALVEAGVAYVRYLHSDPNAAASGGADYLRAHGVDVQQLPDEAPDLAPWLAAVRMSRPHVTLKFAQTLDGFTAAEDGSSQWITGEEARRHVHADRRRRDAIIIGTGTAVADNPSLTARLDDGLTHQPRRVIIGTRDLQRPGFEQYPGITQALAALWETGARDILVEGGASLASSFLEAGVVDAVQAYLAPTLLGDGRGVLARAVGPTLADAIAFDLDNVIRLGDDVLLEMTRRD